The following is a genomic window from Sphingobacterium spiritivorum.
TCTACCAGTTGTTTGATATGCGGAACTTTGGTTACCCAGTTACTGTAACTTCCTGACCAACCGTGCAACAGGTACAATACAGGAAGGGATGTGCTTTTTTGATAATTATCAGGAAGGATTACGACCGTTTTAATTTTTTTATTCATACGCACACTCTGAATGCTCAATGTATCTACCTGAGCGGCATATGTCAACTGACAAAAAGTAAAGAACAGCGTTGTCCACAAAATGTGTTTAATGGTTTTGGTCATAGTTGTAGAATTTATATTGATAAAGATAAGAACTTAAACCAAAAGGTTGTTCACTAAGCGTATAAAAACATGTGCCATCCATATCGAATGCAATAGCCTCACCCTGAGGTTCGGGACTATATGGAAGTTTTTCAAATGGTTTCTTCAGATTTTCAAGGATTCCTGCAGCGGGATCCAGTTTCCAGTAATAGACATTCGTCAGATTTTTCATAATCAACTGGCGTCCGTCACGCGAAATGTCTGCCGCAGTAATAAAGTTAAAAGGCAGCTCGCCAACTTTTCGCAGCTGGTCCTTATTTTCCAAAGAATCTCCCAATACATCCGTAACATAAATACCCGTTCTGAAATCGCGCTTTGAAAAGATCATGATCTGATTGTTTTCCGGAAGGACGATAATGGCTTCAGCATCTCTGGCTTTATCCGGATACCGCAGTTGAATGTGACGGATCTGTTCTTTAGGAATACGATGTAGGAGTCGGGAAGTATCCGCCATTGGTTCTTTAAACAGATATAAAGTGACGAAAGATCTGTGTGCTAAGTTATCACCAATATCAGCCAGCAACAGATAAGGATCTCCGTCTATTTCAAGCCATGCGATATCTTCACAATCTACAACGTCTACACCTTCCAAAGTGTAAATTGCCCGGAGTCTGGCTTTATTATCGATTAAAAAAATGCGCCCTTCGTCTCCGCTGTCATTATGTGTCCAGAAATGCTGCTTATTTACAAAGGAAGCGACCAAACCTGAAGCTTCCTGCATTCTGGGATCAGTAAGTTTGCCGAGACTGCTTCTGCTGACAGTCAGGTTTGACTGTTGTGCTTCAATCGCACAACTTTTTAGAATAACAAGGATCAGGATCAGATAACGAATACGCATATATACAACAACATAATTTACAAATTAACTATACAAAGAAGGGACACCTTATGGCATCCCTTCCCTGATTTATATCATTCCAAAACCTTTATTCACCAGTAAAGGCTTTTAAGAATTGAGTGCGAAATGTAGAATCCTTTTCAGTAATCTCAAATGAATTTTTGTACGTATCTATCACGGCAAACACCTCAGCTTGCTTATCATTCGGAATATCAAAGAATAATTTGAAGCTATATGTTCCGTTTTTCGTCAGATCGACTTTACCTTTATTAGAAGAGAATACAGTCGGCAATATCGGAGAACTCAACATCGGCTTGTTTTCCGGTATTTTGAACAAGTGAGCTGCACTTTTTACAAACGCATCGGATTGAGCTCCCAATGATGAAATCTTGATAGCACCTTTTCGGAATCCATTATCCTCATTAGGTGTACCATCTGCATTGATACCCGGCTGAATATCTGATAGTACTTCCAGTCGAAGTCCTACCGTATCCGTATTGTACAACCCTTTGGCTACATAAAAAACAGACGAATCGGATGCACCATCTTCCTTAATTGTAAAATAGAAATGTTTCTTTGCATCTGTTGAATCTGCCAGCTGATGAAGAGCCACCTCTCCTGATTTTGTACCGTCTTTGGATTTATTAGCGGAGTCTCCACATCCAACAGCTAAAGCCAAAACACTAATGCCAAATAAACTTTTTATAACGTTCATATTGATTAATATTGATTTAACAATTAATTACTTTTTACTGTAAAACACCAAGATATTCATTTTGTTTTTCATTTGTTGTATGAACAAAGATTATTTGATCAATGCTTCATATAAGATCTCTACCGGATGATAGGATTTTCTCGCTGCCCCATCTTTGATCTGATGTCTGCAGGAAGTACCTGCTGCTGCAATCAGAGTCGATGCATCTGTTTTACGCACTTCAGGAAGCAATACTAATTCTCCTACCTGCATCGAAACTTCGTAATGTTCCTTTTCATAACCAAATGAGCCGGCCATACCACAGCATCCGGATGGGATCACTTCTACCTCGTAGTTTTCCGGGAAGGAAAGTAAGGTTTCCGTAGCTTTCACCAGTTTGAATGCTTTCTGATAACAATGTCCATGTAATTTTATCTTTTTGGAAGCCGATGTAAACTGTTCCTTATGAATACGTCCCGCCTCGATCTCACGAACCAGAAATTCGTCAATCATAAGCGCATTTTTCCCCAATTCATATGCTGCGCTTCTTAAATCAGCATCTACTAAGGAAGGGTATTCATCCCTAAAAGTAATTATACCGGATGGTTCTACACCCAGCAGAGGTGTGGCTTCGGATATAATATCTTTGAGCAGGGAGACATTCCTGTTTGCCAATACTTTGGCATCTTTTACGAAACCTTTTGACAGGTAGGTACGTCCACTTTCTACATGCTTAGGGATGGTTACTTCATAGCCTAATGCCACCAGGAGTTTATAAGCTGTTTTACCGATTTCTACATCATTGTATTCTGTAAACTCATCACTGAAAAGATATACTTTCTTATTCGTGCCGCTGCTATAAGATTGTTTTTTTGCCCACGAGCTCAATGTAGTACCTCCCACTGTAGGAAGTGATCGTTGAGCTGCAAAACCAACTACACGTTTTACTATCCCGGACAGGAAATCACTTTTGACCACCAGATTATACAACGGCGCCACCGCCACGCCCAGCTGCTGCGACTTGGTAAAGTTAGCGATCAGCTTTGTACGAAAGGAGGACCCGTTTGCATCGTAGTAATGCTGCAGAAATTCGGCTTTCATTTTAGCCACATCCACGCTGGAAGGGCATTCGGTTTTACAGCCTTTACAGCTCAGACACAGATCCATGACTTCCTTAAGCTCTTCATGGTCAAACCGGTTGGTCTGGGTAGAGTTCGTAAGAAATTGTCGCAGGACATTAGCACGTGCCCGGGTTGTATCTTTTTCTCGTCGTGTTGCCATAAAAGAAGGACACATAGTACCTCCGGTGATCTCTGTTTTACGGCAATCTCCGGAACCCGAACATTTCTCGGCCAGTCTCAGTATACTTTCATCTTTACTAAAATCAAAGTATGTCTTAATCTCTGTCCGGTTATCATTATTGTCATAACGAAGATGCGTATCCATAGGCGGTGTATTGACAATTTTATTAGCATTGAAAATACCTCTGGGATCAAATATCTGCTTGACCTGCTCTAATAAAGCATAGACTTCTTCACCTAAAACTTTACCTATAAACTCTCCTCTTAACCGGCCGTCACCATGTTCCCCACTTAGGGAACCGTTATATTTAAGTATCAGATCACTGGTACGTTCCAGTATCCTTCTGAATGTTTTCTTTCCTTCTGCAGTCTTCAGATTGACAAAAGGCTCTATGTGTAATTCTCCTGCTCCGGCATGTGCATAGTAGGAAGCGTGCACTGCTTCTTCCTGTAATAATTTCTGAATATCCGTGACATATGCCGGCAAATCTTCGGGAGATACTGCACAATCT
Proteins encoded in this region:
- a CDS encoding FAD-binding and (Fe-S)-binding domain-containing protein, encoding MESIQSLDHLSDLLNGDLYYNDTAQHRTIRIAYATDASVYQELPLAVAIPKDVHDLHLLMSYATAMAITLIPRTAGTSLAGQVVGKGIVVDMSKHFTHILELNTEEKWVRVEPGVIRDDLNAYLKPFGLMFGPETSTASRAMVGGMIGNNSSGLHSIVWGDTRQNLLSAKVLLDDQSEVVFESLDESAYFKKLIQKDREGDIYRKINEILTDEKNLQAIEKGYPKRSLTRRNTGYALDMLSDKTQPFNMCKLLAGSEGTLAVVTEAKLKLMPLPPCELGLLCVHFEDMVECMHGNVVALSHHPEASELVDKYIMDFTVGHPTYQHNRFFIEGDPQALLIVEFRGDTAEEVAQKALSLKEELVFRGLGYAYPYVTGPQTDLVWDVRKAGLGLIRNLPGDSQPVNLIEDCAVSPEDLPAYVTDIQKLLQEEAVHASYYAHAGAGELHIEPFVNLKTAEGKKTFRRILERTSDLILKYNGSLSGEHGDGRLRGEFIGKVLGEEVYALLEQVKQIFDPRGIFNANKIVNTPPMDTHLRYDNNDNRTEIKTYFDFSKDESILRLAEKCSGSGDCRKTEITGGTMCPSFMATRREKDTTRARANVLRQFLTNSTQTNRFDHEELKEVMDLCLSCKGCKTECPSSVDVAKMKAEFLQHYYDANGSSFRTKLIANFTKSQQLGVAVAPLYNLVVKSDFLSGIVKRVVGFAAQRSLPTVGGTTLSSWAKKQSYSSGTNKKVYLFSDEFTEYNDVEIGKTAYKLLVALGYEVTIPKHVESGRTYLSKGFVKDAKVLANRNVSLLKDIISEATPLLGVEPSGIITFRDEYPSLVDADLRSAAYELGKNALMIDEFLVREIEAGRIHKEQFTSASKKIKLHGHCYQKAFKLVKATETLLSFPENYEVEVIPSGCCGMAGSFGYEKEHYEVSMQVGELVLLPEVRKTDASTLIAAAGTSCRHQIKDGAARKSYHPVEILYEALIK